The proteins below come from a single Bactrocera tryoni isolate S06 unplaced genomic scaffold, CSIRO_BtryS06_freeze2 scaffold_25, whole genome shotgun sequence genomic window:
- the LOC120780659 gene encoding uncharacterized protein LOC120780659, protein MRISEDKEFLILQRQKGRPGSMAGVDMVLYRRQNRADHRIEKEMSRKRKHQQMSEVNLELEDDFGMDYEEDIDDSEPEVAETNVKKNTKQTASTCINRGRKHFITPRLLSALDSAKVSDGKAMHILMATAEALGHCTSDLVVNRSTLHRLREEHRRKETQRIQESFIDKLSDTQAMVVHWDGKVLPDLIGKIKALQNLYLPLVKI, encoded by the exons ATGCGTATTAGCGAAGACAAGGAATTTTTGATTCTACAAAGGCAAAAAGGTCGCCCTGGTAGCATGGCCGGTGTTGACATGGTATTGTATCGGCGACAAAACAGAGCAGATCACCGCATTGAGAAAGAAATGTCTAGAAAAAGGAAACATCAACAAATGTCGGAAGTGAATC TCGAACTCGAAGACGATTTTGGTATGGACTATGAAGAAGATATTGATGACAGTGAGCCTGAAGTAGCGGAAAccaatgtgaaaaaaaatacaaaacaaactgCTTCAACTTGTATTAACAGGGGAAGAAAACATTTTATCACACCGCGATTGCTTTCAGCACTTGATAGCGCCAAAGTAAGCGATGGAAAGGCGATGCACATTCTGATGGCGACTGCAGAAGCATTGGGCCATTGCACTAGCGACTTGGTAGTCAATCGTTCTACTCTCCATAGACTGAGGGAAGAGCATCGCAGAAAAGAAACACAGAGGATTCAAGAGAGTTTTATTGACAAA CTAAGTGATACACAAGCAATGGTCGTCCACTGGGATGGTAAAGTATTGCCAGAtctaattggaaaaataaaa GCGCTCCAAAACTTATATCTGCCACTGGTGAAAATATAG